GAGGTTGTCGACAGCGGAGACCAGCAGTGTCGGGTCCCCCTTCACGAAGAGTCCTTCCTGCAGCGTGGTCTCGATGGTGACATCCGCTGCTTCCGGCAGGAGCTTCACGGCTTGAAGCGCGTCCTGGACGAGCAGGTGCATCTCGCAGCTGCGCCGCTGCGTGGACTGGGGGGAGGCAAAGCTCAGCAATGATCGGGCGAGGTGGCCGAGCCGGTCCGCCTGGGAACGCAGCGCCTGGACGGGCAGGGTCGTTTCGCCTCCCTTCGCGCGAATCATGCTGAGCGCGGCCTGCATGCTGTTGAGCGCGTTCTTCACCTCGTGGGCGATGAGCGAGGAGGCCGTGCCGAGCGCCGCCATCGTCTCCTGGCGCCGCAGCTGTTCCTCGGCGGCCATCAGCGAACGGTAGGAGCGGCGCAGGAGCACCGTGAAGAGCAGGAGCACGCCGCCGAGCAGCGCGGTGTGGAAGCCGAGCTGTCCGAGGTAGCGGCGCTTGAGCAGCTCGCGGTCCCTCGCCTCGTCCTCGAGCACGGCGAGCAGCATCTCGGTTCCGGGAACGAGCGCCGCCGCGCCGAGCAGCCGGGTGCCTCCGAGCGTGATGGCCCCGGGCTCTTCCACCAGCGGGCGAAGGTGCGCGGCGAGCTCCGGCTGGCGCAGGAGTGGCGGGGGCGTTGCCGGGAGGAGGAGCCGGCCGCGCTCGCCGAGCAGGGCGACCAGGGACTCGTTCGTCCCGCGATGGGGCGGTAGCAGCTCGCTCGCCGTGGCGAGCTCGCCCACGAGGAGGCCCACGACACGCTCGTCGCGCACGATGGGGACCGCGACCGCGACGAGCCCTCCGCCTTCCTCGTCCAGCAGTCCGACCGAAGCGGCCCGCCGCTCCATCATCCGCCGGAACCACGGGCGCGAGGGGAGCGGTGTGCGCCCCAGCGGCATGTTCACCGGGTCGCTCCAGATGCGCTCTCCGTCCGCTGACAGCAGCGCGACGCCCGCCGAGAAGAGGGACGTGTGGCCGAAGGCATTCTCGAGGAGCGCCACCTCGGGTCCCGCCGCTCCATCCTCGGGTCTGAGCGCCGGGTGTTCCGCCAGCCGTTGCAGCTCCGCGCGCAGCAGGCCCAGGTGGGCGCCCAGGGCCTGGGCCTGGAGGCCCGCGCGGTCCGACAGGTGGACGAGGAGCTCGCCCTCCGCGGCCTTCACGTCCGCCTGGTAGGTCACGAAGGGACTCACGAAGGCGGCGCCCCAGAGGAGCATCAGGCCGACCACGGCGGACCGGCCCGCTTTTCTCTGCGTGCGAAGCAGCTCGCCCGGTGGGGGCACGAGAGAGGTCAGGGACGGATGGGCCGGGGGCGGCGACATGCGCCCATCTTCAACACATTTCGACGCGCACGGCATTCGCTCGTGAAGGCCGTGTGGAAAAGCGCCTCGCTGACACATGTCCGCGAGTCTCGCCCTCTCACCAGGAGGGCGAGACCCGGTGGTCCGGGACTACTGGACGAGCACCTGGATGACCTGCTCCGAGGTGTTGCCGGCGGCGTCCGTGGCCTGAAGGAGCACGGCGTTGTAGCCGGGGCTCGAGAAGGCCACCGTGTGCGCGGCAATGTTCGTCCCCGCGCCGACGTCCGCCGTGTGGATCCAGTTGGCGGTCACCCGCACCGGGGTCAGGTCCGTGACCTCCGTGAGGATGTCCACCACCCAGGGCTGGGGGACATCGAGCGCGGGGGAGAGGACGCGGAGGACTGGCGCGGTGCGGTCCACCGTCACCTCCATGCTCCGGGTCGCGGTGCCGCCACTGGTATCAATGACGGTGAGGGTGAGGGTGTGCTCGCCCTCTGGCAGCTCCAGCCAGGTCACGACGTGGCCGCCGCTGAGGTCCGGCGTGAGGCGCAGGGGAGCGCCACCGTCGATGGTGAGCAGGACCGCGCTGATGGCCGAGCCACTGGAGCCGGGCGTGGCCCAACCACACGCCTTGATCACTTCCGCGGACGTGTAGCGCGGCATGTTGCACATGGTGAGGTCAGGGGGAGCCGAGTCGTGGTTCACCACGTGGATGGCGGTGGTGCAGGAAGCGCTGAGGCCCGCTGCGTCCGTGGCGGTGTACGTCACCGCCGTGGTCCCCAGGGGATAGGTCCCAGCGGAAG
This DNA window, taken from Corallococcus coralloides DSM 2259, encodes the following:
- a CDS encoding sensor histidine kinase, with product MSPPPAHPSLTSLVPPPGELLRTQRKAGRSAVVGLMLLWGAAFVSPFVTYQADVKAAEGELLVHLSDRAGLQAQALGAHLGLLRAELQRLAEHPALRPEDGAAGPEVALLENAFGHTSLFSAGVALLSADGERIWSDPVNMPLGRTPLPSRPWFRRMMERRAASVGLLDEEGGGLVAVAVPIVRDERVVGLLVGELATASELLPPHRGTNESLVALLGERGRLLLPATPPPLLRQPELAAHLRPLVEEPGAITLGGTRLLGAAALVPGTEMLLAVLEDEARDRELLKRRYLGQLGFHTALLGGVLLLFTVLLRRSYRSLMAAEEQLRRQETMAALGTASSLIAHEVKNALNSMQAALSMIRAKGGETTLPVQALRSQADRLGHLARSLLSFASPQSTQRRSCEMHLLVQDALQAVKLLPEAADVTIETTLQEGLFVKGDPTLLVSAVDNLIRNAVEAGAVAHDTGQQPTPRVEVQLLREGAEVVLVVEDNAGGVPLAFEPRLWEPFAVGRSKGIGLGLPMVRTAIRAHDGGSVSYTRVPGGSRFTVRLPLEKMAS